From one Triticum aestivum cultivar Chinese Spring chromosome 4B, IWGSC CS RefSeq v2.1, whole genome shotgun sequence genomic stretch:
- the LOC123094523 gene encoding protein MIZU-KUSSEI 1-like: protein MPSLIDGPGSLRSLLRPVSDERRTKHGGAVVGLFKMFKLVPMLTTSTGCKMAALLGRHSGGGGRALLADHAPAVTLFGHRRGRLSLTIHEDTRAPPAFLIELPMLAAALHREMATGTVKLALESDTRSARRRLLEEYVWAVYCNGRKAGYAIRRKDPSDDERHVLRLLRGVSMGAGVLPPPPADGSHGPDGELTYMRARVERVVGSKDSEAFYMINPDDDNRGGDGAAELSIFLVRKK from the coding sequence ATGCCTTCGCTCATCGACGGCCCGGGCTCGCTGCGGTCGCTGCTCCGGCCGGTCAGCGACGAGCGCCGGACCAAGCACGGCGGCGCCGTCGTGGGGCTCTTCAAGATGTTCAAGCTGGTGCCGATGCTCACCACCAGCACCGGGTGCAAGATGGCCGCGCTGCTCGGGCggcacagcggcggcggcggcagggcccTCCTCGCCGACCACGCGCCGGCGGTGACGCTCTTCGGGCACCGCCGCGGCCGGCTGAGCCTGACCATCCACGAGGACACGCGGGCGCCGCCGGCGTTCCTCATCGAGCTGCCCATGCTGGCGGCCGCGCTGCACCGGGAGATGGCCACGGGGACCGTGAAGCTGGCGCTGGAGAGCGATACCCGCAGCGCGCGCCGGCGGCTCCTGGAGGAGTACGTGTGGGCCGTCTACTGCAACGGACGCAAGGCAGGGTACGCCATCCGCCGCAAGGACCCGTCCGACGACGAGCGGCACGTGCTGCGCCTGCTGCGCGGCGTCTCCATGGGCGCCGgggtgctgccgccgccgcccgccgacggCTCCCACGGCCCCGACGGCGAGCTCACCTACATGCGCGCCCGCGTCGAGCGCGTCGTCGGGTCCAAGGACTCCGAGGCCTTCTACATGATCAACCCGGACGACGACAACCGGGGTGGCGATGGCGCCGCGGAGCTCAGTATTTTCCTTGTGAGGAAGAAGTAA